Genomic segment of Chitinophaga varians:
ATTTTACCTGAGTATGCAAGCCTTGCTCAACGCCATACTGGTAGGCATTATAGCCAAAGGGTTGGTATTATTGATCAGTTTGATCACCAACCTGTCTTTTTACGGACAGTTTTCCTTTGAAGAGCGGGGCCCTGCCGGTCATCACCTGGGCTGGGTAGTGGTATTGGTGCCTGTCATCGGTAGCCTTATTGTGGGTGTCATGGCGCGTTTTGGCAGCAAAGCGATCCGCGGGCACGGTATCCCCGAAGCGATGGAGAACATTATTTTGAATGAAAGCCGGATACCGCCGGTGATCACCCTGCTGAAGCCGTTGTCTGCCGCCATTTCCATAGGCACGGGCGGCCCTTTTGGTGCGGAAGGCCCTATCATTGCCACAGGTGGCGCACTAGGGTCGTTTACCGGCCAGGTGATCCATATTTCTTCCGCAGAGCGGAAAGTATTGCTAGCAGCGGGCGCCTGTGCGGGCATGTCTGCTATCTTCGGCAGTCCGCTCGCAGCCATCCTGCTGGCGATAGAACTGTTGTTGTTTGAATTTTCCCCCCGCTCGGTGATTCCGGTGGCATTGTCCTGTATTGCAGGTGCAGGCATGCACCTGTTGATGTTCGGTAATGACCCGGTATTTGCGATGCCGCCTATTCCGGCGGTATCTGACATGGCGCTGGTGACTTATGTGCTGATGGGCGCTGCTATCGGTGTAGTGGCAGCGCTGGTGTCCCGTTCTGTGTATTGGGTGGAGGACATGTTTGAGCTCCTGCCTGTTCATTGGATGTGGTGGCCGGCTATTGGCGCCGTAGCGGTGGGTGTGATTGGTTATTTCGCGCCGCATACCATGGGTGTTGGATATGATAATATCAAGACGCTGTTGACCGGTGAGGTGACCTTAGCCCTCATGTTATCGCTTTGTGTGTTGAAATATCTGTCATGGGTGATCTCTTTGGGCAGCGGCACTTCTGGTGGTACGCTGGCGCCGTTGTTCACCATTGGTGGCGCGCTGGGCGCAATGATGGGCGTAGCGGTGCTACAGCTTTTTCCGGGCAGTGGCATCAACCTGGCTACGGCCGCGTTGATTGGTATGGCGGCCATGTTTGCGGGCGCATCGCGCGCGTTGCTGACGGCTATTGTATTTGCGCTGGAAACAACCGGGCAACCGCATGGACTGCTGCCTTTGATCGGTGCATGTACCACCGCTTACTTTGTTTCTTTCTTTTTGATGAAAGGGTCTATTATGACAGAGAAGATCCGCCGACGGGGCATCCATGCGCCGGAAGAATACATTCCCGATGTGATGCAGCAGATAAACGCCGCTATGGTAGCGGTGCAGCCGGAGCTGTCCGTGAAAGACACCTTTACCGTAGCACAGGTGAACATCCTGCTGGACAACCACGCCTACTATCAGCAGCACCTGCTGGTAACGGACGCTGACGGCCGTTTTGCAGGTTATCTTGACCGTCAGCAGTTGGCGGCGGCAGATGAAAATATGGCTATTGCGCATCTGGTGTCCCGTACGGCGCCGTTCCTGTTGCCTAATGATGATATAAACATGGTGGCGCAGATGCTGGAGAAATATCAGCTCAGCGTGTTGGCCGTTATAGAAGACCATCAGCTGAAGGGCATGGTGACTGCGGCTGCTATCATGCATACCTACAGTGAAAGACAGCTGGCATCAGCGAGGTATCACTCCGCCTTTTTCGGCAACACCCGGTTGTTGCGCCTGATGGCGCGTGGAAAACGGCTGCTGGTGAGATGACCTGCGCCCGTTTTTTATGTGCTGAAATACGGTACTTTTTTTAACGGCAACGCCTGCACGTCATTTTTCCCTTATCCACATCTGCCGTGGTGGCATCTATAAACTGAAAACAGCCATTTCCACAATGCCGTGTCCGGGCTGATGAAAAGCCCGGTTGGTACCGGTGAATTTCCGCTCTGTGTCGCATAATGGCTCGAAATACTCCAGCCGGCCAAAACGGGCCACCAGGTCCCGTATCTGTTGACGGGTATTGAGATTGGGGATGCTGTTGAGATGTGTTTCTATCACCTTCACCGTATTGCGGTGATAGACCAGAAAATTGTCTGGTACTTCCTCCAGTGCCAGTGAAAAATCCAGTACGCCCAGATGGTGCTGTTGGGGCGTGACCAGCAGTTGCATCATCTGCACAAAAGATTCGTTGCTGATGTAATGAATGACACCTTCAAAAACGATAATGGCGGGTTCGTCGGGCACATACCCTGCCTGTTTCAACATAGCCTCCAGCAAAACAGTATCGGTAAGGTCGCACCGAAGGAAATGCAGCGGTCCTGTTATATGTAATATTTCCTCATAGATTTTTTTCTTCTCTTCGATATACCCGTTGTCTACCTCCACGATACGGCTGGTCCGGCCGGGATAATGTTCCAGCAGGTAGAGCGACAGCGGGTCCAGTCCCGCGCCAAGGATCAGCACCTGCAGCACGGGATGTTGGTCCATGCTTTGTCGTATCACTTCGCGGACGGCCAGTTTGCGGTAGTAAACGGTATCGGCTATCGGCGGATAAGCGCGGGTCAGGTCGCGCGAGAGCCGGCTGATCTCACTGAAATCAATCGCGTTGACATAGGCTTTTTCGAGCGGGCTGGTATACAATCTGATAGCCTGCTCCAGCACGAGCCTTGCTGTTGAGGGAACTTTTAACCTGTTGGTCATCAGAATTGGTTATTTTTAATGAATATAAGGCTTACGTGCGCATAGCAGATGCAGTCAGAACAATTACAGATTATCATTGTTTCATTAGGAATGTCAACAATATAGCATATGAAGGAACGTATAGCATCTCTCAGCAAACTGGAAAAGGAAGGCAGGCAGATATCCCGTTTACCTTTCTCCATCAGGATCTTACTCGAAAACGTATTGCGCAACCACGACAATTTCGCCATCACCGATGAACATGTGGAAACGCTGGTCAACTGGCAGCCCACTCCGCCCGACAAGGAAATTCCTTTTAAGCCGGCGCGTGTGCTGATGCAGGATTTTACGGGCGTGGCGGCCGTGGTGGACATTGCCTCGATCCGGGCAGAAGTCATCCGCAGGGGAAAAGACGGCACTAAAATCAACCCGGCCATCCCGGTAGACCTGGTGGTGGACCACTCCGTACAGGTGGATTTTTTTGCAACGGACTACGCTTACACCAAAAATGTGGCCTACGAGTATGAACGCAACAAAGAGCGGTACCAGCTGCTTAAATGGGCGCAACAGGCTTTTGATAATTTTACGGTAGTGCCGCCGGGCATGGGCATCTGTCACCAGGTAAACCTTGAATACCTGGCGCATGGCGTTATTTCCCGCGATGGCTGGGTATTCCCGGATTCACTGGTGGGCACCGACTCCCATACCCCGATGGTGAATGGTATAGGCGTACTCGGCTGGGGCGTGGGCGGTATTGAAGCGGAAGCGGCCATCCTGGGGCAACCGATTTATTTCTCCTGTCCACAGGTGATCGGCCTGAAACTGACCGGACAATTAAGCGAGGGCGTTACCGCAACGGACATGGTACTGTCTATCACACAGCTACTGCGCAAATATGGCGTGGTTGATAAATTTGTGGAGGTCTTTGGCGACGGGCTTGATCATCTCTCTGTGCCGGACAGGGCCACCATTTCCAACATGTCGCCGGAATTTGGTTGTACGGTTACTTATTTCCCCATAGACGAACAAACATTGCAGTACATGCGCCGCACCAACCGTTCGGAAGAGGTGGTGGCCCGTGTGGAAGAATATTGCAAGGAAAATATGTTGTGGCGCCACGGCAATGAAAATATCACGTATTCCGATGTGATAGAGCTGGACCTGACGAAGGTGCAGTCAGCCGTAGCCGGCCCTAAACGGCCGCAGGACCGCATCCTGGTGAAAGACCTGCATGCAGAGTTTGAAACGCTGCTAAACAAGGAATTTAAAAGAATGTACACGCCCGAAGGCAAACGCCGTGATACCGCATGGCTGTACGAAGGTGGGTCTGGTACCGCCTTCAACTACGAGATCCAGAAACATACCGAAGAGGTGGCGGTAGAAGTGGATTATCTGAAGTCGGTACGCATCAAACTAAAAAATGAAGAATATGTACTGAGTGACGGCGCTATTGCCATTGCGGCCATTACCAGTTGCACCAATACCTCCAATCCCAGCGTGATGATTGGCGCGGGGCTGGTAGCCAAGAAAGCGATCAGCCGCGGCCTGTATGTGAAGCCATGGGTGAAAACCAGCCTGGCGCCCGGTTCCCGCGTGGTGACTGAATACCTGAAACGTTCCGGTTTACTGTACGAGCTGGAAGCCTTGCGTTTCCATGTGGTAGGATATGGCTGTACTTCGTGTATTGGTAACAGTGGGCCTTTGCCTCCGCATATCGCCGAAGCTGTGGACAAAGGCAGCCTGATCGTAGCCTCTGTATTGTCCGGCAACCGCAACTTTGAAGCCCGCGTACATCCGCAGGTGAAGATGAATTTCCTGGCCTCGCCGCTGCTGGTAGTAGCTTACGCCATCACCGGCCGCGTAGACGTGGACCTGCTCAACGACCCGCTGGGTTATGACCCTAACGGTGAACCAGTGTTCCTGCGTGATATATGGCCCACACAGGATGAAATCAACGAGGCCGTTGCTGCCGCCGTGAAACAGGAGGACTTCAGAAACACCTATTCCGTGATCTTTGAAGGTGATGACCAGTGGAAAGGATTACTGGCGCCTACCGGGCAGGATTATCACTGGAGCAATGATTCCACCTATATCAAAGAAGCGCCGTTTTTCTACAACCTGCCTGATACGCCGTCTGCCGCAGAAGATATCAATGACGCGCGGGTGCTGCTGATGCTGGGCGATTCCGTGACTACAGACCATATTTCGCCCGCGGGTTCCTTCAAAGCCGATACGCCGGCAGGCAAATACCTGATCGACAGAGGCATCGATCCCAAGATGTTTAACTCTTACGGTTCCCGTAGGGGCAATCATGAAGTGATGATCAGGGGGACGTTTGCCAACGTACGCATTAAAAATGCACTGTCACCGAAAGAAGGCGGCTTTACTACACTGATGCCGCAAGGTATGGTGCTGCCGGTGTACGATGCTGCCATGCAATATGCTGTGGCAAA
This window contains:
- a CDS encoding chloride channel protein, yielding MQALLNAILVGIIAKGLVLLISLITNLSFYGQFSFEERGPAGHHLGWVVVLVPVIGSLIVGVMARFGSKAIRGHGIPEAMENIILNESRIPPVITLLKPLSAAISIGTGGPFGAEGPIIATGGALGSFTGQVIHISSAERKVLLAAGACAGMSAIFGSPLAAILLAIELLLFEFSPRSVIPVALSCIAGAGMHLLMFGNDPVFAMPPIPAVSDMALVTYVLMGAAIGVVAALVSRSVYWVEDMFELLPVHWMWWPAIGAVAVGVIGYFAPHTMGVGYDNIKTLLTGEVTLALMLSLCVLKYLSWVISLGSGTSGGTLAPLFTIGGALGAMMGVAVLQLFPGSGINLATAALIGMAAMFAGASRALLTAIVFALETTGQPHGLLPLIGACTTAYFVSFFLMKGSIMTEKIRRRGIHAPEEYIPDVMQQINAAMVAVQPELSVKDTFTVAQVNILLDNHAYYQQHLLVTDADGRFAGYLDRQQLAAADENMAIAHLVSRTAPFLLPNDDINMVAQMLEKYQLSVLAVIEDHQLKGMVTAAAIMHTYSERQLASARYHSAFFGNTRLLRLMARGKRLLVR
- a CDS encoding class I SAM-dependent methyltransferase; this encodes MTNRLKVPSTARLVLEQAIRLYTSPLEKAYVNAIDFSEISRLSRDLTRAYPPIADTVYYRKLAVREVIRQSMDQHPVLQVLILGAGLDPLSLYLLEHYPGRTSRIVEVDNGYIEEKKKIYEEILHITGPLHFLRCDLTDTVLLEAMLKQAGYVPDEPAIIVFEGVIHYISNESFVQMMQLLVTPQQHHLGVLDFSLALEEVPDNFLVYHRNTVKVIETHLNSIPNLNTRQQIRDLVARFGRLEYFEPLCDTERKFTGTNRAFHQPGHGIVEMAVFSL
- the acnA gene encoding aconitate hydratase AcnA is translated as MKERIASLSKLEKEGRQISRLPFSIRILLENVLRNHDNFAITDEHVETLVNWQPTPPDKEIPFKPARVLMQDFTGVAAVVDIASIRAEVIRRGKDGTKINPAIPVDLVVDHSVQVDFFATDYAYTKNVAYEYERNKERYQLLKWAQQAFDNFTVVPPGMGICHQVNLEYLAHGVISRDGWVFPDSLVGTDSHTPMVNGIGVLGWGVGGIEAEAAILGQPIYFSCPQVIGLKLTGQLSEGVTATDMVLSITQLLRKYGVVDKFVEVFGDGLDHLSVPDRATISNMSPEFGCTVTYFPIDEQTLQYMRRTNRSEEVVARVEEYCKENMLWRHGNENITYSDVIELDLTKVQSAVAGPKRPQDRILVKDLHAEFETLLNKEFKRMYTPEGKRRDTAWLYEGGSGTAFNYEIQKHTEEVAVEVDYLKSVRIKLKNEEYVLSDGAIAIAAITSCTNTSNPSVMIGAGLVAKKAISRGLYVKPWVKTSLAPGSRVVTEYLKRSGLLYELEALRFHVVGYGCTSCIGNSGPLPPHIAEAVDKGSLIVASVLSGNRNFEARVHPQVKMNFLASPLLVVAYAITGRVDVDLLNDPLGYDPNGEPVFLRDIWPTQDEINEAVAAAVKQEDFRNTYSVIFEGDDQWKGLLAPTGQDYHWSNDSTYIKEAPFFYNLPDTPSAAEDINDARVLLMLGDSVTTDHISPAGSFKADTPAGKYLIDRGIDPKMFNSYGSRRGNHEVMIRGTFANVRIKNALSPKEGGFTTLMPQGMVLPVYDAAMQYAVAKVPLIILAGKEYGSGSSRDWAAKGANLLGVKAVIAESYERIHRSNLVGMGVLPLEYVNGETAASLGLFGTETYTISGIAEDLTPGKIVTVTATSAGGPAVVFQAKCRLNSAIEIEYYKNGGILQYVLRAFLKKA